The Gossypium hirsutum isolate 1008001.06 chromosome A13, Gossypium_hirsutum_v2.1, whole genome shotgun sequence nucleotide sequence TACCTTCCAAATGGGACCATAAGTCACATGGGTAGGCTTGGAACTATATGGGGAATGGGACCCCATTCCTTCACAAAGGGTTTTGGCCTGTTCTCCCAACCCTAGTCGATTAGGTGTACATcctatccatcctctacacttTGCTTCATGTCttagattttaattttacaaGTACCGGGGTAAATTATATTCTACTCTTGAGAGGGGATGAATGTTGGAATTTTGgagataatattttaaatataaataataagtaagaataaaaattttaaaatttaaatattatatggtTAATATATTTAGGGTGCATTTTGATTAGTCGAATATTAAATTATAGTTCGTAATAAGATTATGAAAATGTAAGATTGTGGGTGGATTGTGAGACTATTTTATTTGGTTCATTTGGCTGAAATGTAATATTCAAGTGTTTGgttgataaaatataatattacctAAAAGCacattttactcattttttttacaagtttagttcctttaatattttttaatctcgattttcataaaattatgataaattattataatttttaatttttattacaatttatagaTTAATAAGTAAAAGatgtgatattaaaataaatttatataaatcatagttataataattcatgaaaagTGATTGCAGCACTAaccataattataattataaccgtaattaatatattaataaattattaaataaaatataataattttaattgtaaTGTATGTCATCTACTGGTtcattgttaaattttttgtttgtttgttttcaattagttttaaattttatttaaaaaaaatcctgaattgattaaataataaaaacaaagggTAAATTGGTCTAAATTTTAAGATTATGCCCGTAATTTAAGATAACTTAAGGAATGAGCTGTAATGAGATTACATCCTATATTGCGGTATAATGACACTATTCCATAATGTGAGATTACAAGATGATTGGAATATTGACTATTTAAACACCATAATCTTATTTTGAAATGTAATCATAGTATTACATTTAACGAACCAAACACCCATTAAAGTAAGCATAAAGATCCATTATATTTGAACCAACTCAAGTTGGCCCATAAACCATACTATTAttgtcttattttatttttatatatttttagaataaaacTCATTTGTATTATGTAGGATTGTCGTTAAGAAAATAACGAAATtttaatggtagagtgaccacttcgtaacaaaacaataacgtaagtgactaaaacataattttcaaacataagtgactaaaatgtaatatgaagCAAACAAacgtgactatttttatagtttacctttTCTTTTATATAGCAtgtacaaattaaattataaaaactaaattgtgAATATTTAACTCATTTGGGCCGAAAGCTCAATTTATATTAGCGATTGAATCATCAAACTAAGCTCCTCTCCCAACCAACAAAACTGATTAGAAAAAATTGGCCCTTGATAATAGCAAATCTTTTAATATGGTACTTTAAAAATGTTGATTTTTAGTACACATTTTATTTCGTCTACTAAACTCGCATCTATTACTAACTCTTAAATTGAGCAAGAAGTGATGTGGCACACCTCTCTTATCATAGCCTCCACATCTTGACCAAGATCACAATCTTGATTAGCTTACTAATTCCGTCATTGAGTCTCAACCATCTGAAGGTGACCCTGATGCTCGACACTTTGTTGATGAAGTTGCTATGGCTGAAAAGCAATGTAATCTAATTGTTGGTGTAATTGTTGGTGTAAATGTTGCGACTGAAGAGTTGGAAATAGTAGCCCTGCAACTCAAAGGCGTAGCAAGGCGTTTGTAACTAAGGAAACCGAAACCGAGTATGACAAGATGAAGGATGCTGGGAAATGAAGGAAAAGAAAGTACCCTTTTATTTCTTAGCTTCTAAAAATTTGATACAATACCCAGAACTACTCATAATCTATCCTCAataataaataagaagataatacgTTTTTGCGCACTTGAATTCACATATTCCTGTATTGGCAACAATGTTCATACCAATCAACTTAAGACCCACTCGAATAAATTTCAAGCATACAAAACTGAAGTAGTACATGTACAGCTTTATCCATGTGCAATTATTTAACTTTCATGCTTCCAATGAATTAGTCTCTTTGAAGATAAATTGTCAACTTCTCATGAACCCTAGAAAAGACAATAGTGGCCAGTTAATCAACTTAACATTACAGTTAAGCTATGACTGGGAGAGAGACTCACTCACTCACTAACTCACTGTATGTGACCTTGTTCAATTCTCTTGTCTCACTCAAATCTTTTATACAGCTTAGCAAATTGTTtacttaatatattttaataagtcCCCCACACAAGGACTCATAATTGAGCACCATTTCCAATTGTCTAGGCAAAGCACTTCCACCACTAACTTACCTGATTCATATGTTTCTCAAATTTGGCTTACGCATGGGATACAAGTACAATATATTCTTGAATCAGATACGAATGTCAAAATACGAATACTTTGTTCCTTAACAAAAAAGACCAAGTTACTCCTATTGGTctcattagtttttttttccaaGACTCATTCAAAGCATGGTTAATTAATACACATTCAAACTTGgataattttctttttctgtcaACAAGAAAGTAATTATGTACCCAAACCATGAAATGCAATGAACTGTAAGCACCATTTCTAACCCATAGCTGACATACTTTGAACACCTCTAGTCAAAAATATTGAATGAGTAGGAAGTCTTGGATGTAGAGCAATAAAAACTCAAAAAGGTACTACTTGCAAGAAGTTGATTAAAAATTGAAGTCAAAACACTTTGAGATTTAAACTGTATGGCAGTTGTAATTTCATATGCcaacaagaaaaatcaaagatatgCTTTTTCCTTCCATTTTATTATCAGAGTTTGAACCTTTGTCTCAATTCACAAAATCATGGAATTGAGATGAAAAGAAGAAAGCCATTTCATCCCCTTTCTTTCCTCAACATTTACAATGATAAGAAAAAACATCCTATTCAATGGAACCACTTTCTATGGCTCTTAGTACATTGTGTGAATTATGTTCAAAATCATAAGCCATTACCTTCTTCTTCTCCTACTTCTAGATCTTGCATTATCAAGTTCAAGAGCCCAACCTCTTCTCCTTGAAGGAGGACTAAACAGGGAATATGATCTACTACTACTACTTATCCTTGAATCCAACCTAGGAGAAGAACTTGAACCACTAAAACACCCAAACATATTCCGCAACACCCTTCTAAGATACCCTCCTCTTTCCCTACCTCCACTCCCCCATGAAACCCTCCGCGGCACCAACCCTCCGCTAAAACCACCATCCATTTCCGTATAAACAACGGGAAACTCTCTATTCTCTCCAGCTGAAAACCTCCCCACCGCGAACCCACCACCCGGTAATCTCCAAATGGTCAACCCCATGGGGGTCTCATCCAATGAATTTGAACTCCCGTCCCCTTCTTCCCCTATAGCTGCCGGCAATTCATGGCGGCAAACGGGGCATGAATTTCGCAATCGAAGCCAAGGGAGTAAACAGTTTGAATGGTACAAATGGTTACAAGGCATGTTTAAAACTTTGGTTCCTAAGTCGAATTGTTCTTTGCATACCGCACAGAACAGTTCGTTGTTGATATGGGTATCGTCTATTTCCACCATTGGCATTGCTTCAACCGCCGCTTTCGACGCCGGCGGTTGGTTGTGACGCCCAATGTTTTGGATTTCCATTTGTGATAACTGCTCAATTAACCGGTCAAACCCAGGACCTAACAGAAACTCCGACATACTCGCCGGTAAAGGCCGCAAACCCAATCCACCTCCGTCGTCATAATAAAGCTCAAACCCCCTCCCACTCTGTTCAACATTTGTACTTTCCCCGGAAGGTGACGCTAAAACAATGACGGGATTAAAAGGAGAACGATCGCCACCGTTCATCCGGCTTCGACGGAGGGTAGTTGTGCTATTGTACATCGCGGTGAATCCATCGCCGCCGACGAGACGGGAGTCAGCGTGGAAAGCACGCGCTGCATGAGGCATGTTATCGATCTCTTCGACGAATCCGCCGTCACAGTCGGGGCAAGTGATCGGATCTTCGTTGGAAATCAAGAAGAACCGATTGCATTGGTAACACCAATACGACGTCGTCGTTGCCATACAAATTAACAAAACAAGAAAGAGGGGGACTTTTACAAAAAAGAGGAAAGAAGGAAACTAAATTCCGAAAAGAGTGAACATAATTTCCTTTTACGCTGTTTGGTATGAGAGAGGAAGGAAAGAGCTCTGTTTTTATTCTAAGGGGAAGAAAGAGTAACGAGAAATAAAAGGAGACCACgaattattcttttatatataaaacgGTGCGTTGAACAGGATTGCCGCGTTAGCGTCCTACCTACGCGGTagtttttatttcctttattttacaccaccaacttatattttattttttaaaattattcatacacCGTCACTGTACCAAAtactcaacttttaaaaaatgagtaaatttatATAAGTCAGTTCGGTCGAATTATTTCCTAACTTAACCGATTTAACATACCACCAACCGAATTATATGGTATAAAGCAACCTTATCGAATCgtcttatttaaaatatatatttaagttaaTGAGAatgcaaatatatttaaaataattaacaatatattaaatattaagttaGTTGTTCCAATTATGAAATTTATCGCTCTTATCTTTTCTTCAAATTAGTACTTACAGTAAATAACTTATTTATTTCGAAATTTATCTTTAAAtgaatatttgtattatttataaattaatttgtttctgattgaataatatgaatatttttgCAGGCAATCATGCAAGTTGatggtttaaaatttaaatggAATAAATCTCTTATTTATGTACTAATGAACGTGTAAAGTAATGCATCTAACATTTAAACAACTTGTTTagtactttatttatttaaaatttgatgatttgCTGAAATTATTGtatagaaaaaattaatttagcccattttaaagAATATAAGCAAAACCAACCATTTTGTCATACATTCTAATTTAAGAACAAAATTATTCaagttttatttcaattattacgAACcctccaattaaataattttgggTAAGATCACATACCGACCAACTTAATCTTGTAAACATTATTTTATTAGCAGGGGCTTTTATCCTATATAAAGTTTcgattattatcatttatttgcCGATTGAATTTTAACTTTACTGATATGGGTATTATTATTAATACAGGTGAATGTAAGTTTAAGTGTGcagaagcgcattatcctccaaTTTATGAGTTAGGGAGAGACTATAGGTAGTTCtatacattgtgtcaaaaagaacaaatatgatcagAACTTGTTCCTCCCAATAAtgttatttccaaaatttgaatTCGAGCACTTTCTTTGAGAGTGTAATGTATCTTACCATTGCACCTAATATTTATTAGttcattgtatttttttaaacaatataaTACATGTAGATTTTTACATTATAATATGAAATTAACAATGACCACTATATTTTTATGTCTTTCTTTAGTCTACAAAGATTAATTCTTTCGAGGTTCGTAACTATCTTTTTTAACAATGTTATTTCtaaaattcaaatttcacacaaTATTCTATATTAAAATCTTTGAAAATAAATCcgatagattttttttaatatacatatttttgaTGATATTTAATATAAAGTAGAGATatataaaatcttaattttttgaATCAAAGTATGACTTatagaattataaaaatattaataaattttaaatttttgtttagtATAAAGATGGATGAATTTGTGGATAGAATTAATTTACACATAAAtcctttttccattatagtagaGATGTTTATGGATTAAGTTAGACTTTTATATGatattattgtattttatatttgTCTCTAAGCTTGACTCTATTTGAAATATGAGTCTCAAATTTTGTTCAAATCTATCAAAACTTGTAAATGGCCAACTTAATCTCGCTTTAAGTTTGTTTATATTATCTTTTACAAAAAATtgacttttttaatttaatatgtttttcttttattaaaattttaaatatagataatttaacttattttattatagatttattttttatgagatataaattatatattatatataagaataaaataaaataatatattgcaTACATGTGCAGATCAAGTTGAGCTCggattttaaatgatagagctcAAGTTTAACTCATATTTAAAACGgatctattttttcttttatgttaatctatatttgggtttaatattttatcaaaatcctttttttggtgaattataagaGGAGGGTAAAGCTCTAATAGCAACACGACTAACGTGACTCGAACCCAAGCCATATTTGGGGCAGTGCTAAAACACAGGgttcaaattttttttagtttaatattttgtccaactccttttaaattttcaaatttaaatgaataagttattgattaattttttagttCCACCATTTGTTTACAAAGACTTTTTCCCTTTtcataaaagaatgaaaaagagtgAATTTACACGTGATGCTGAAAACAATCCAAAGTCTTACTAGTCTATATTGATATTGATCATATTTTAATAAGAGACTATTTATAAACCcacaaaaatatatacatgttaaaattgaaaggagaaaaaaaaatagtaatgtTAAGAAGATGAGATTGAAATGAATCCGTTAATTAAAACCAGTATAATTCAACTTgttaccatgaattgagtagtttaattaattaaaatcaatatattcataaaaCATAAGTGTTTACACAGAACAACTTTAGACAACAAACTAGCAAACCTAACATTCAGTAATGAGATAAAGACATCA carries:
- the LOC107929601 gene encoding probable E3 ubiquitin-protein ligase RHC2A produces the protein MATTTSYWCYQCNRFFLISNEDPITCPDCDGGFVEEIDNMPHAARAFHADSRLVGGDGFTAMYNSTTTLRRSRMNGGDRSPFNPVIVLASPSGESTNVEQSGRGFELYYDDGGGLGLRPLPASMSEFLLGPGFDRLIEQLSQMEIQNIGRHNQPPASKAAVEAMPMVEIDDTHINNELFCAVCKEQFDLGTKVLNMPCNHLYHSNCLLPWLRLRNSCPVCRHELPAAIGEEGDGSSNSLDETPMGLTIWRLPGGGFAVGRFSAGENREFPVVYTEMDGGFSGGLVPRRVSWGSGGRERGGYLRRVLRNMFGCFSGSSSSPRLDSRISSSSRSYSLFSPPSRRRGWALELDNARSRSRRRRR